The following coding sequences lie in one Sinorhizobium fredii USDA 257 genomic window:
- a CDS encoding LabA-like NYN domain-containing protein, with protein MFDPREKIALFIDGANLYAASKSLGFDIDYRKLLKAFQKRGYLLRAYYYTALIEDQEYSSIRPLIDWLDYNGYKVVTKPAKEFTDSLGRRKIKGNMDIELAIDAMEQSETVDHLVIFSGDGDFTTLVEALQRKGRKVSVVSTMSTQPPMIADDLRRQADHFIDLATLRGEIGREPSERMPRPPEPVSNDAEL; from the coding sequence ATGTTCGATCCTCGCGAAAAAATCGCTCTTTTCATCGACGGCGCCAATCTCTACGCCGCCTCTAAGAGCTTGGGCTTCGACATCGATTACAGAAAGCTGCTGAAGGCGTTCCAGAAACGTGGCTACCTGCTGCGCGCTTACTATTACACCGCACTTATCGAGGACCAGGAATACTCCTCGATCCGCCCATTGATCGATTGGCTGGATTACAACGGCTACAAGGTCGTCACCAAACCGGCGAAGGAGTTCACGGACTCGCTCGGACGGCGCAAGATCAAGGGCAACATGGATATAGAGTTGGCGATCGACGCCATGGAGCAATCCGAAACCGTCGACCATCTGGTGATCTTCTCGGGCGACGGCGATTTCACCACGCTTGTCGAGGCGCTGCAGCGCAAGGGACGCAAGGTTTCCGTCGTCTCGACGATGTCGACGCAGCCGCCGATGATCGCCGACGACCTGCGCCGCCAGGCCGACCACTTCATCGATCTGGCAACGCTCAGGGGCGAGATCGGCCGCGAGCCGTCCGAACGCATGCCGCGCCCGCCCGAGCCCGTCTCCAACGACGCCGAGCTTTAA
- a CDS encoding DUF3563 family protein, with amino-acid sequence MFKQLKKITRALHGPTTEERETAYLNGSVDRIDLEYRQRQIDRGLFRKNF; translated from the coding sequence ATGTTCAAGCAGTTGAAGAAAATCACCCGTGCCCTGCACGGCCCCACCACCGAAGAGCGCGAGACCGCCTATCTGAACGGCTCGGTCGACCGCATCGACCTCGAGTACCGCCAGCGTCAGATCGACCGCGGCCTGTTCCGCAAGAACTTTTGA
- the smpB gene encoding SsrA-binding protein SmpB: MAPKGSERTVRKVVAENRKARFNYEIVDTYEAGLVLTGTEVKSLREGKANIAESYATDEGGEIWLINSYLPEYLQANRFNHETRRRRKLLLSKREVNRLQGAVNREGMSLIPLKIYFNERGRAKLELALGKGKKLHDKRETSKERDWNRQKNRLLKERG, translated from the coding sequence ATGGCACCCAAGGGCAGCGAGCGGACGGTCAGGAAAGTGGTGGCGGAGAACCGCAAGGCCCGCTTCAACTACGAGATCGTCGACACCTACGAGGCCGGTCTTGTGTTGACCGGCACGGAGGTCAAGTCGTTGCGCGAGGGTAAGGCCAATATCGCGGAATCCTACGCCACCGACGAAGGCGGCGAGATCTGGCTGATCAATTCCTACCTGCCGGAATATCTTCAGGCCAATCGCTTCAACCACGAGACCCGGCGCCGCCGCAAATTGCTGTTGTCGAAGCGCGAGGTGAACCGGCTGCAGGGCGCGGTCAATCGCGAGGGCATGTCGCTCATTCCGCTCAAGATCTACTTCAACGAGCGGGGACGGGCGAAACTGGAACTGGCGCTCGGCAAGGGCAAGAAGCTGCACGACAAGCGCGAGACGTCCAAGGAGCGCGATTGGAACCGGCAGAAGAACCGCCTGCTGAAGGAGCGCGGCTGA
- the dapA gene encoding 4-hydroxy-tetrahydrodipicolinate synthase, producing the protein MFKGSIPALVTPFTSTGAVDAASFVAHVEWQIKEGSHGLVPVGTTGESPTLSHDEHKQVVELCVEAAARRVPVIAGAGSNNTTEAVELAQHAENAGADAILVVTPYYNKPTQKGLFAHYAAIAESVKLPIVIYNIPGRSVVDMSVETMAALAKAYPTIIGVKDATGKIERVSEQRMACGKSFVQLSGEDATALGFNAHGGVGCISVTANVAPRLCAEFQEATLAGDYAKALEYQDKLMPLHKAIFMEPGLCGAKFALHRLGRMSRAVRSPLLPTLEPATEAAIDAALRHAGLMS; encoded by the coding sequence ATGTTCAAGGGTTCCATTCCCGCACTCGTAACCCCGTTCACGTCCACCGGCGCGGTGGATGCGGCAAGTTTCGTCGCGCATGTGGAATGGCAGATAAAAGAGGGTAGCCACGGCCTGGTGCCGGTGGGCACGACCGGTGAATCGCCGACCCTTTCGCACGACGAACACAAGCAGGTGGTGGAGCTCTGCGTCGAAGCGGCGGCGCGTCGCGTGCCGGTGATCGCCGGCGCCGGCTCGAACAACACGACTGAGGCGGTCGAACTTGCACAGCACGCAGAGAACGCTGGCGCGGATGCCATTCTGGTGGTGACGCCGTACTACAACAAGCCGACGCAGAAGGGGCTCTTCGCTCACTATGCCGCGATTGCCGAAAGCGTGAAGCTGCCGATCGTCATCTACAACATTCCGGGCCGCTCGGTGGTCGACATGAGCGTCGAAACCATGGCCGCGCTGGCAAAGGCCTATCCGACGATCATCGGTGTCAAGGACGCGACCGGCAAGATCGAGCGCGTTTCCGAGCAGCGCATGGCCTGCGGCAAGAGTTTCGTCCAGCTTTCCGGTGAGGATGCGACGGCGCTCGGCTTCAACGCCCATGGCGGCGTCGGCTGCATCTCCGTGACGGCGAATGTCGCACCGCGCCTCTGCGCCGAATTCCAGGAGGCGACCCTTGCCGGCGACTACGCCAAGGCGCTGGAATATCAAGACAAGTTGATGCCGCTCCACAAGGCTATCTTCATGGAGCCTGGCCTCTGCGGGGCCAAATTTGCGCTTCATCGTCTCGGGCGAATGAGCCGTGCCGTGCGCTCGCCCCTGCTGCCGACGCTCGAGCCGGCGACCGAAGCAGCCATCGATGCAGCGCTCAGGCATGCGGGATTGATGAGCTGA
- the lepB gene encoding signal peptidase I, whose product MEEKTETHQSALWENVKVIIQALLLALVIRTVFFQPFTIPSGSMMPTLLVGDYIFVNKFAYGYSKYSLPFSPDLFSGRIFSSEPKRGDIVVFRFPPNPDIDYIKRVVGLPGDRIQVRNGVLHVNDKPVDRVPDGTFRADDKYDTGGDVPVYRETMDTGVAYDTLDQFADSSGDNTREFLVPEGHYFMMGDNRDNSSDSRFDVGFVPAENLVGRASMIFFSLGNGTSFLKIWEWPANLRYDRLFKVVE is encoded by the coding sequence GTGGAAGAAAAGACAGAAACGCACCAGAGCGCCCTCTGGGAAAATGTAAAGGTCATTATTCAGGCACTGCTCTTGGCTTTGGTCATCCGCACCGTTTTCTTCCAGCCCTTCACGATTCCATCCGGCTCGATGATGCCGACGCTCCTCGTCGGCGACTATATCTTCGTCAACAAGTTCGCCTACGGCTATTCGAAATACTCGCTGCCCTTCTCGCCGGACCTTTTCAGCGGACGGATCTTCTCGAGCGAGCCGAAGCGCGGCGATATCGTCGTCTTCCGCTTTCCGCCCAATCCGGACATCGACTATATCAAGCGCGTCGTTGGCCTGCCAGGCGATCGCATTCAGGTCAGAAACGGCGTCCTCCACGTCAACGACAAGCCGGTCGATCGGGTCCCTGACGGGACTTTCCGTGCCGATGACAAATATGACACCGGCGGCGACGTACCGGTCTATCGCGAGACGATGGACACGGGGGTCGCCTACGACACCCTCGACCAGTTCGCCGACTCGAGCGGTGACAACACGCGCGAATTCCTGGTGCCGGAAGGCCATTATTTCATGATGGGCGACAACAGGGACAATTCCTCGGACAGCCGCTTTGACGTCGGCTTTGTACCGGCGGAAAACCTGGTCGGTCGCGCCAGCATGATCTTCTTCTCGCTCGGCAACGGCACATCCTTCCTGAAGATCTGGGAGTGGCCGGCGAATCTGCGTTACGACCGGCTGTTCAAGGTCGTCGAATGA
- a CDS encoding RelA/SpoT family protein gives MMRQYELVERVQKYKPDVNEALLNKAYVYAMQKHGQQKRASGDPYISHPLEVAAILTEMHLDESTIAVALLHDTIEDTTATRQEIDELFGEDIGALVEGLTKIKKLDLVTKKAKQAENLRKLLLAISDDVRVLLVKLADRLHNMRTLDHMSAEKRARISEETMDIYAPLAGRMGMQDMREELENLAFRHINPEAYETVTRRLEELSQRNEGLIKKIEEELSELLQAEGLRNAQVKGRQKRPYSVFRKMQSKSLSFEQLSDVWGFRIIVDDISSCYRALGIVHTRWRVVPGRFKDYVSTPKQNDYQSIHTTIIGPSRQRIELQIRTRRMHEIAEYGIAAHALYKDRDAVTGDLTRSPTSNAYAWLRRTIESLAEGDNPEEFLEHTKLELFQDQVFCFTPKGQLIALPRGATPIDFAYAVHTNIGDTCVGAKINGRIMPLVTRLNNGDEVEIIRSGIQVPPPAWEEIVVTGKARAAIRRATRAAIRKQYAGLGYRILERTFERAGKTFSREGLKPVLHRLGQKEVEDAIAAVGRGELSSLDVLRAVFPDHQDERVTVKPSADDGWFNMRSAAGMIFKLPGRSKETAAAGQVEGPEALPIRGLSGNAEVHFSPAGAVPGDRIVGIMDRDKGITIYPIQSPILQKFDEEPERWIDVRWDLDEANNNRFMARIAVSALNEPGTLAEISQAIATSDVNIRSLSMGRVAADFSELQFDLEVWDLRQLNHLMTQLKELPSISLVKRLFE, from the coding sequence ATGATGCGCCAATACGAGCTCGTTGAGCGCGTGCAGAAATACAAGCCCGACGTGAACGAGGCCTTGCTCAACAAGGCCTATGTCTATGCCATGCAGAAGCACGGTCAGCAGAAGCGGGCAAGCGGCGATCCGTACATTTCCCATCCGCTGGAAGTGGCGGCGATCCTCACGGAAATGCACCTCGACGAATCGACGATCGCCGTAGCGCTGCTGCATGACACGATCGAGGACACGACGGCGACGCGGCAGGAGATCGACGAACTCTTCGGCGAGGATATCGGGGCGCTGGTCGAAGGCCTGACGAAGATCAAGAAGCTCGACCTCGTCACCAAGAAGGCCAAGCAGGCTGAAAATCTGCGCAAGCTGCTCTTGGCGATTTCGGATGACGTTCGCGTGCTGCTGGTGAAGCTCGCGGACCGGCTGCACAACATGCGCACCCTCGACCATATGTCGGCGGAAAAACGCGCGCGCATCTCCGAGGAGACGATGGACATCTATGCGCCGCTCGCCGGGCGCATGGGCATGCAGGATATGCGCGAGGAACTCGAGAACCTCGCTTTCCGCCACATCAATCCTGAGGCCTACGAAACCGTCACCAGGAGGCTCGAAGAGCTGTCCCAGCGCAACGAGGGCTTGATTAAGAAGATCGAGGAGGAATTGAGCGAGCTGCTGCAGGCCGAAGGTTTGAGGAATGCGCAGGTAAAGGGGCGTCAGAAGAGGCCCTATTCCGTCTTCCGCAAGATGCAGTCCAAATCGCTGTCCTTCGAGCAACTGTCGGACGTCTGGGGCTTCCGCATCATCGTCGACGACATTTCCTCGTGCTACCGGGCGCTCGGCATCGTGCACACCCGCTGGCGCGTCGTTCCGGGCCGCTTCAAGGACTATGTTTCGACGCCGAAGCAGAACGACTATCAGTCGATCCACACGACGATCATCGGTCCGTCGCGCCAGCGCATCGAACTGCAGATCCGCACCAGGCGCATGCATGAGATCGCCGAATACGGCATCGCGGCTCATGCGCTCTACAAGGATCGGGATGCCGTTACGGGCGACCTGACACGGTCTCCGACGTCGAACGCCTACGCCTGGCTGCGGCGTACCATCGAATCGCTTGCCGAAGGCGACAATCCCGAGGAATTCCTGGAACACACCAAGCTCGAGCTCTTTCAGGACCAGGTCTTCTGCTTCACGCCCAAAGGCCAATTGATCGCGCTGCCGCGAGGCGCCACGCCGATCGATTTCGCGTATGCGGTGCACACCAATATCGGCGACACATGCGTGGGCGCCAAGATCAACGGCCGCATCATGCCGCTGGTCACCCGCCTCAACAATGGCGACGAGGTCGAGATCATCCGCTCGGGCATCCAGGTGCCGCCACCCGCCTGGGAGGAGATCGTCGTCACCGGCAAGGCGCGCGCGGCAATCCGCCGCGCCACCCGCGCCGCCATCCGCAAGCAATATGCGGGTCTTGGCTACCGCATCCTGGAGCGCACCTTCGAACGGGCCGGCAAGACCTTCTCGCGCGAGGGGCTGAAGCCGGTGCTGCACCGGCTCGGCCAGAAGGAGGTCGAGGATGCTATCGCTGCCGTCGGCCGCGGCGAGCTCTCCTCGCTCGACGTGCTGCGTGCCGTCTTCCCCGATCACCAGGACGAACGCGTGACCGTCAAGCCGAGCGCCGACGATGGCTGGTTCAATATGCGCAGCGCCGCCGGCATGATCTTCAAGCTGCCGGGGCGTTCGAAGGAGACAGCCGCGGCTGGGCAGGTCGAGGGACCCGAAGCGCTGCCGATCCGCGGCCTTTCCGGCAATGCCGAGGTGCATTTCAGCCCGGCCGGGGCCGTTCCCGGCGACCGCATCGTCGGCATCATGGATCGGGACAAGGGCATCACCATCTATCCCATCCAGTCGCCGATCCTGCAGAAATTCGACGAGGAGCCGGAGCGCTGGATCGACGTTCGTTGGGACCTCGACGAGGCCAACAACAACCGCTTCATGGCGCGAATCGCCGTGAGTGCGCTGAATGAGCCGGGCACGCTGGCCGAGATCTCTCAGGCGATCGCCACGAGCGACGTCAATATCCGCTCGCTTTCCATGGGGCGGGTCGCCGCCGATTTCAGCGAGTTGCAGTTCGACCTGGAGGTTTGGGACCTGCGGCAGCTCAACCACCTGATGACCCAGCTCAAGGAATTGCCGAGCATTTCGCTGGTCAAGCGGCTCTTCGAATAG
- a CDS encoding DUF2062 domain-containing protein produces the protein MFFWPRKGFSRGPRYIALRILRLNSSPHSIAVGVAAGAAAACTPLFGLHIVLAVILAWLFSGNLVAAVITTALANPITIPVILTASYEIGIALIGPQSGPSVGSAEIGQLIEHMQLAELWGPVVKPTLVGSLALALVGASIFYPLAFQTARIFQVRRRERLQKAGYPS, from the coding sequence GTGTTCTTCTGGCCGCGCAAGGGCTTCTCGCGCGGTCCGCGCTACATCGCCCTGCGCATTCTTCGCCTGAATTCCTCGCCGCATTCGATCGCCGTCGGTGTGGCAGCGGGCGCGGCTGCTGCCTGCACGCCGCTCTTCGGCTTGCACATCGTCCTTGCGGTCATTCTCGCGTGGCTCTTCTCCGGGAATCTGGTGGCCGCAGTCATTACCACTGCGCTCGCCAATCCGATCACCATTCCCGTGATCCTGACGGCATCCTACGAGATCGGCATCGCTCTCATCGGGCCGCAGTCCGGTCCGAGCGTCGGCTCGGCGGAGATCGGCCAATTGATCGAGCATATGCAGCTTGCCGAGCTTTGGGGGCCCGTCGTCAAGCCGACGCTCGTTGGTTCGTTGGCCCTTGCTCTTGTCGGCGCTTCGATCTTCTACCCGCTCGCCTTCCAGACCGCCCGGATTTTCCAGGTGCGGCGGCGGGAGCGCCTGCAGAAAGCCGGATACCCATCATGA
- the acpS gene encoding holo-ACP synthase, with protein MIIGIGSDLIDIRRVENSLERFGERFVNRCFTDIEIAKSDARKNRAASYAKRFAAKEACSKALGTGLAQGVFWKDMGVVNMPGGKPTMQLTGGAAARLQEMLPVGHRAAIHLTITDDFPLAQAFVIIEALPVAPAEGTV; from the coding sequence ATGATCATCGGTATCGGAAGCGATCTCATCGATATCCGCCGCGTCGAAAACTCGCTCGAACGTTTCGGCGAGCGCTTCGTCAATCGTTGTTTCACCGACATCGAGATCGCCAAATCGGATGCGCGCAAGAACCGCGCGGCTTCCTATGCCAAGCGCTTCGCCGCCAAGGAGGCCTGTTCGAAGGCGCTGGGTACGGGGCTGGCCCAGGGCGTCTTCTGGAAGGACATGGGCGTCGTCAACATGCCGGGCGGAAAGCCGACGATGCAACTGACCGGCGGTGCGGCGGCCCGGCTCCAGGAGATGCTGCCTGTCGGACATCGCGCCGCCATTCATCTGACGATCACCGACGACTTCCCGCTCGCACAAGCTTTCGTGATTATCGAGGCGCTGCCGGTTGCCCCCGCCGAGGGAACGGTTTAG
- a CDS encoding alpha/beta fold hydrolase: MREHLVREEQVFREHYFHARDGLRLYGRRYGSDGIGRDEKTPIVCLPGLTRNSRDFHRLAAFLASPDGGAYPVVTLDYRGRGQSERDSDKSRYAIAVEAGDVIAACAHFGMSKATFIGTSRGGLILHHLIMSAPALIARVVLNDIGPVIEIDGLLRIRDYLNDPASPSNWAEAPSFLQREHGADFPTLRPQDWREMAEAIYRDEGGVPIADFDPEIAAQLQGLTSEAVLPSLWPQFEAFAGVPMMVVRGEYSRLLSESSVREMARRHPGLVAVTAPGQGHAPLLHLNGLRNEIAAFIQG; this comes from the coding sequence ATGCGAGAGCATCTGGTGCGTGAGGAACAGGTGTTTCGGGAGCACTATTTTCACGCAAGGGACGGCCTCAGGCTCTATGGCAGACGCTACGGCAGCGATGGCATAGGGCGCGATGAGAAGACGCCCATCGTCTGCTTGCCCGGACTGACGCGCAACAGCCGCGATTTTCATCGTCTGGCAGCTTTCCTTGCCTCGCCCGACGGCGGTGCTTATCCCGTTGTCACGCTCGACTATCGCGGCCGGGGACAGTCGGAGCGCGACAGCGACAAGAGCCGTTACGCGATCGCCGTCGAGGCAGGGGATGTCATCGCGGCCTGCGCGCATTTCGGCATGAGCAAGGCGACCTTCATCGGCACGTCGCGGGGCGGCCTCATCCTGCATCACCTCATCATGTCAGCCCCTGCCCTCATCGCCCGTGTCGTGCTCAATGACATCGGTCCGGTAATCGAGATCGACGGGCTGCTGAGGATCAGGGACTACCTCAATGATCCGGCGAGCCCGAGTAACTGGGCGGAGGCTCCAAGCTTCCTGCAGCGCGAGCACGGAGCAGACTTTCCCACTCTCCGACCACAGGACTGGCGAGAAATGGCCGAAGCGATCTATCGGGATGAAGGCGGAGTTCCGATCGCAGATTTCGACCCGGAGATCGCAGCGCAACTGCAAGGCCTCACCAGCGAAGCCGTGCTGCCGTCGCTGTGGCCGCAATTCGAGGCTTTCGCAGGCGTACCGATGATGGTTGTCCGGGGCGAATATTCGCGGTTGCTCAGCGAGTCTTCCGTCCGGGAAATGGCGCGGCGACACCCCGGCCTGGTTGCAGTCACCGCTCCCGGCCAGGGCCACGCGCCGCTCCTGCACCTCAATGGCCTCCGAAACGAGATCGCCGCCTTTATTCAAGGCTAA
- a CDS encoding lytic transglycosylase domain-containing protein — protein MRGPLFLPVAAILGAAMLASSALAAETRMPVPTGKPGATSKSGRVVANEVTGAIRAAVAPVAADLKAGLDALSDRRPTEAITIRNRMGAGTLDRHILTWAIAVSGQKDIPSYEIAEAQRELQGWPGLKTLRAHSERALSRENPRPVDIIAAFGSTRPETADGAIVLARALTAEGKSGAATQHLRAVWSKEVLDRGMESKILSEFSSLLTTADHRRRMEMLLYRGRVEQAQRFSELGKAQSLYRAWAAVIRGNGKAAALIAAIDPSWRDNPAHLFVRIEHLRKQEKFQEAAKLLALAPKDSNALVDPGEWWTEQRIVSRGLLDKGDFRGAYRVAAHHAATEATDIVDAEFHAGWYALRGLEDSTTAARHFRKILEASSRPISASRAWYWLGRAAEAGGPGRSDEYFANAARYPATFYGQLAAARLGRPILNVAYPSPTAEERARLEGREAVRAIERLEAAGHGWRAESLYRALAEDLASPGELAILSARAEKAGNHQLSLQIGKIAFGRGIDVAALAFPLGVIPSDANISGAGKALAYAIARQESAFNPAAVSAANARGLLQLLPATAKGVASRYGLAYSKDRLTTDAGYNATLGSHYLGEQIDSFGGSYILTFIAYNAGPGRVPEWLARYGDPRGKPIDEVVDWIERIPFQETRNYVQRVMENYQVYKSRLGQQADIVADLRMGRNPS, from the coding sequence ATGCGCGGACCACTCTTTCTGCCTGTCGCCGCCATTCTCGGTGCCGCGATGCTGGCGTCCTCCGCCCTCGCAGCCGAGACCCGCATGCCCGTACCGACGGGCAAGCCCGGCGCTACCAGCAAATCGGGACGCGTGGTGGCCAACGAGGTCACCGGAGCCATACGGGCCGCGGTCGCGCCTGTCGCGGCAGATCTGAAGGCCGGGCTCGACGCGCTGTCCGATCGCAGGCCGACCGAGGCGATCACCATCCGCAACCGAATGGGTGCGGGAACGCTCGACCGGCATATCCTCACCTGGGCGATCGCCGTCTCCGGGCAGAAGGACATCCCCTCTTACGAAATCGCCGAAGCGCAGCGCGAGCTTCAGGGCTGGCCCGGCTTGAAGACGCTGCGCGCCCATTCCGAACGCGCCCTTTCCCGCGAAAATCCGCGTCCGGTGGACATAATCGCCGCATTCGGCTCGACCCGGCCCGAAACGGCCGACGGCGCCATCGTTCTCGCACGCGCGCTCACCGCCGAGGGAAAAAGCGGCGCGGCCACGCAGCACCTCCGAGCCGTCTGGTCCAAGGAGGTGCTGGACAGAGGGATGGAAAGCAAGATTCTTTCGGAATTCTCCTCTTTGCTTACAACCGCCGACCACAGGCGCCGCATGGAGATGCTTCTTTACCGCGGCCGCGTCGAGCAGGCGCAGCGGTTCAGCGAACTGGGCAAGGCGCAATCGCTCTACAGGGCCTGGGCTGCGGTCATCCGCGGCAATGGCAAGGCGGCGGCGCTGATCGCAGCGATCGATCCATCCTGGCGCGACAATCCTGCCCATCTCTTCGTGCGCATCGAGCACCTGCGCAAGCAGGAGAAGTTCCAGGAAGCGGCAAAGCTTCTCGCTTTGGCGCCGAAGGACAGCAATGCCCTCGTCGATCCCGGCGAATGGTGGACGGAACAAAGGATCGTCAGCCGGGGCCTGCTCGACAAGGGCGACTTCCGCGGCGCCTACCGGGTTGCCGCCCACCACGCCGCAACCGAGGCGACCGACATCGTGGATGCCGAATTCCACGCCGGATGGTACGCGCTCCGCGGACTGGAAGATTCAACGACCGCGGCACGCCACTTTCGCAAGATCCTCGAGGCGTCCAGCCGGCCGATTTCGGCCTCGCGGGCCTGGTATTGGCTGGGACGTGCCGCCGAGGCCGGCGGTCCCGGGCGTTCGGACGAATATTTTGCCAATGCGGCCCGCTATCCCGCTACATTCTACGGGCAGCTCGCTGCGGCGCGGCTCGGGCGCCCAATCCTCAACGTCGCCTATCCCTCGCCGACCGCGGAGGAGCGCGCGCGGCTGGAAGGCCGCGAAGCCGTTCGGGCGATTGAACGGCTGGAAGCTGCCGGCCACGGCTGGCGAGCGGAGAGCCTCTACCGGGCGCTCGCCGAGGACCTCGCCAGCCCCGGTGAACTCGCCATTCTCTCGGCACGAGCGGAAAAGGCGGGTAATCATCAGCTGTCCCTGCAGATCGGCAAGATCGCCTTCGGCCGCGGCATCGATGTCGCCGCGCTTGCCTTTCCACTCGGCGTCATTCCGTCGGACGCCAATATCAGCGGCGCCGGAAAGGCACTTGCTTACGCCATCGCCCGGCAGGAAAGCGCCTTCAATCCGGCCGCAGTTTCGGCGGCCAATGCCCGCGGCCTGCTGCAGCTTCTGCCGGCGACCGCCAAGGGCGTCGCCAGCCGCTACGGCCTTGCCTATTCCAAGGACCGCCTGACGACGGACGCCGGGTACAACGCCACGCTCGGTTCGCATTATCTCGGCGAGCAGATCGACAGTTTTGGCGGCTCCTACATCCTGACATTCATCGCCTACAATGCCGGCCCCGGCCGCGTCCCGGAATGGCTGGCGCGCTACGGCGACCCGCGCGGCAAGCCGATCGACGAGGTGGTCGACTGGATCGAGCGCATTCCCTTTCAGGAAACGCGCAACTATGTTCAGCGGGTGATGGAGAATTACCAGGTCTACAAATCCCGACTTGGGCAGCAGGCGGACATCGTCGCCGACCTGAGGATGGGCCGCAACCCTTCCTGA
- a CDS encoding porin: protein MNIKSLLLGSAAALAAVSGAQAADAIVAAEPEPMEYVRVCDAFGTGYFYIPGTETCLKIGGFIRVQGDFGRDAADNRFNLENDNDGDGFADGQSTSDWDVFSRAYISFDAKSDTEYGTLTGFFAAEFNADNDSDAGDSLIDVDEAYIQLGGLKAGFFYSWWDKGLNGETDSIGENTEFNSIAYLYDGGTFQAGIAVDELEGATTKANGVGVEGIVSATLGGVSFDLLGSFDTEVEEGAIRALLSADVGPGTFQAAAIWASDPNAYWSDSEWSVAASYAFQATEKFKITPGAQYWGDLNDGAGGFDSGDDQWRVGITTDYQITEGLASRFTINYTDPDNAEEQVSGFLRLQRDF from the coding sequence ATGAACATCAAGAGCCTTCTTCTCGGCTCCGCTGCTGCTCTCGCAGCAGTATCCGGCGCTCAGGCTGCCGACGCTATCGTCGCTGCCGAGCCGGAGCCCATGGAATACGTTCGCGTCTGCGACGCCTTCGGCACGGGCTACTTCTACATCCCGGGCACGGAAACCTGCCTCAAGATCGGCGGCTTCATCCGCGTACAGGGCGACTTCGGCCGTGACGCCGCTGACAACCGTTTCAACCTTGAAAACGACAACGATGGCGATGGCTTCGCTGACGGTCAGTCCACGTCGGACTGGGATGTCTTCTCCCGCGCTTACATCTCGTTCGACGCCAAGAGCGACACCGAGTACGGCACGCTCACCGGCTTCTTCGCTGCTGAGTTCAACGCCGACAACGACAGCGACGCTGGCGATAGCCTGATCGACGTCGATGAAGCCTACATCCAGCTCGGCGGCCTCAAGGCTGGCTTCTTCTACAGCTGGTGGGATAAGGGTCTGAACGGTGAAACCGACTCGATCGGCGAGAACACCGAATTCAACTCGATCGCTTACCTCTACGACGGCGGCACCTTCCAGGCTGGTATCGCTGTTGATGAACTCGAAGGCGCTACCACGAAGGCTAATGGTGTTGGCGTTGAAGGTATCGTTTCCGCTACGCTCGGCGGCGTGAGCTTCGACCTGCTCGGCTCTTTCGACACCGAAGTTGAAGAAGGCGCGATCCGCGCTCTGCTCTCCGCAGACGTTGGTCCGGGCACCTTCCAGGCCGCTGCTATCTGGGCATCCGACCCGAACGCTTACTGGTCTGACTCCGAGTGGAGCGTTGCTGCTTCGTATGCCTTCCAGGCAACCGAGAAGTTCAAGATCACCCCCGGCGCCCAGTATTGGGGTGACCTGAACGATGGTGCTGGCGGCTTCGACTCCGGTGACGATCAGTGGCGTGTTGGTATCACCACCGATTACCAGATCACCGAAGGCCTCGCTTCGCGCTTCACGATCAACTACACGGATCCGGATAACGCTGAAGAGCAGGTCAGCGGCTTCCTGCGCCTGCAGCGTGACTTCTAA
- the rpoZ gene encoding DNA-directed RNA polymerase subunit omega, protein MARVTVEDCIDKVENRFELVLLASHRARLISQGAPITIDRDNDKNPVVALREIADETLSPGDLKEDLIHSLQKHVEVDEPEPDAAAIAQSEPAAFAEAAEEEDQPEALTFDRMSEEELLAGIEGLVPPEKSDDY, encoded by the coding sequence ATGGCCCGCGTCACCGTCGAAGACTGCATCGACAAGGTCGAAAACCGTTTCGAACTCGTCCTGCTAGCCAGCCACCGCGCACGCCTAATCTCGCAGGGCGCCCCCATCACGATCGACCGCGACAATGACAAGAATCCGGTTGTTGCGCTGCGCGAGATCGCCGATGAGACGCTGTCGCCGGGCGATCTCAAGGAAGATCTGATCCATTCCCTGCAGAAGCATGTGGAAGTGGACGAGCCGGAGCCCGATGCGGCCGCCATCGCCCAATCGGAACCTGCCGCTTTTGCGGAGGCTGCGGAAGAGGAGGACCAGCCGGAGGCGCTAACCTTCGATCGCATGTCGGAAGAGGAACTGTTGGCCGGCATCGAAGGGCTGGTACCTCCGGAAAAGAGCGACGACTACTGA